A section of the Leptospira kobayashii genome encodes:
- a CDS encoding SRPBCC family protein encodes MMNSGKLEITTPSDREMVMTRAFNAPRTLVFECYTKPELLKRWMTGPEGWSFVVCEVDLKVGGKFRFVWRNVRGTDMGMGGVYREIAVPERLVNTELFDEDWTGGETLTTLILTEQSGKTFLKSTTIYSSKEARDGALGTNMEQGMNASFDKLEILLENLEKN; translated from the coding sequence ATGATGAATTCGGGAAAGTTGGAAATTACAACACCGTCAGACAGGGAGATGGTGATGACCAGAGCTTTTAACGCACCGAGAACGCTCGTATTCGAATGTTATACGAAACCGGAATTATTGAAGCGCTGGATGACAGGGCCTGAGGGCTGGAGCTTCGTGGTTTGCGAGGTGGACCTGAAGGTGGGAGGAAAGTTCCGTTTCGTATGGCGAAATGTCAGGGGAACCGATATGGGAATGGGAGGAGTTTATAGAGAGATCGCCGTTCCGGAACGGCTCGTCAATACGGAGTTATTCGACGAAGACTGGACGGGAGGAGAAACTCTAACCACTTTGATACTCACAGAACAATCGGGAAAAACGTTTTTGAAAAGCACGACCATCTACTCTTCCAAAGAAGCCAGAGACGGAGCACTCGGAACCAATATGGAACAAGGTATGAACGCAAGTTTTGACAAATTGGAAATCCTGCTGGAAAACCTCGAAAAAAACTAA
- a CDS encoding response regulator, with protein sequence MSKTILIIEDEPGILETIRIALEAEGFFCLSSMTGREGISLLNQNPDLILLDVGLPDQTGFEVLKEIRNRLDLEIPVILLTARNAEIDKVVGLELGADDYVVKPFSPRELTSRIRAVLRRSLPKDKKSEDSLFRSDEKKKIIYYSDKSLPLSPYEYKTLVLFLNHPGRIFTREEIMDMVWTEPEDSFDRAVDTVIKNIRSRLKEIRSDLDPIETRRGQGYGLKENL encoded by the coding sequence ATGTCAAAAACCATTCTCATCATAGAAGACGAACCGGGGATTTTAGAAACCATTCGGATCGCTCTGGAGGCGGAAGGCTTTTTTTGCCTTTCTTCCATGACGGGCAGAGAAGGGATATCTCTCTTAAATCAGAACCCGGATTTGATTCTTTTGGACGTCGGTCTGCCGGATCAAACAGGATTTGAGGTTTTGAAGGAGATTCGGAACCGTTTGGATCTGGAAATTCCCGTGATTCTACTCACCGCAAGAAATGCCGAGATAGACAAGGTCGTAGGTCTTGAGTTAGGTGCTGATGATTATGTTGTGAAACCTTTTAGCCCTAGAGAATTGACATCCAGGATTCGAGCGGTTTTAAGAAGATCCCTTCCGAAAGATAAAAAATCCGAAGATTCTTTGTTTCGGTCGGATGAGAAAAAAAAGATCATCTATTATTCGGATAAATCCCTTCCTCTTTCTCCCTATGAATACAAAACCTTGGTTTTGTTTTTGAATCATCCGGGTAGGATATTTACCAGAGAAGAAATCATGGACATGGTTTGGACGGAGCCGGAAGATAGTTTCGACCGGGCAGTAGATACAGTGATCAAAAACATCCGTTCCCGCTTGAAAGAAATTCGATCCGACCTGGATCCGATTGAAACCAGAAGGGGACAGGGTTACGGCTTAAAGGAAAATCTATGA
- the creD gene encoding cell envelope integrity protein CreD produces the protein MIKIQNSVNLRLVILGLMAIGFLIPLGLVGSLIEDRHRSSEEAVTEISSKWGGNQVIAGPFLVIPYNVRIPKSSSDGSKKTEWDYETHYTYFLPEEIRITGDLKSEIRKRSIYQAVLYNGEIQVEGKFKLPVETDFPSETSYIYWSDVRLVTSVTDGKGLGKEIRFVWSGKEKNLQPGTESPYFPSGFHTDLNLTEREGSAKFQMHISLKGSESFSIAPIGKENTVQISSDWNDPSFEGNLLPKDRTITESGFNAVWESSYFGRNYPQIIRSMDVNTAELILASANGVKLIIPADHYQKMERSVKYALLILVTSFTLFFLLEVFGGIILHPIQYLLIGSCMVVFYILNLSLSEHLGFALSYSLASLAVSSLIGYYAASVLKNKKKGILSGFFYLCLYSFLYIVLSSEDQALLLGSIAVFVLLAIVMHFTRKVDWYSFGKERLT, from the coding sequence ATGATTAAGATACAAAATTCGGTGAACTTACGTTTGGTGATACTTGGGCTCATGGCAATAGGTTTTTTGATTCCTCTCGGACTTGTGGGGAGTTTGATCGAAGACAGGCACAGATCTTCCGAAGAAGCCGTCACGGAGATCAGTTCCAAATGGGGAGGAAATCAGGTGATTGCGGGTCCATTCCTTGTGATTCCTTATAATGTTAGAATTCCCAAATCTTCGAGTGATGGTTCGAAAAAGACGGAGTGGGATTATGAAACCCATTACACATATTTTTTGCCCGAAGAAATTCGTATCACGGGGGACTTAAAGTCCGAGATTCGAAAAAGAAGTATTTACCAAGCCGTTCTGTACAACGGAGAAATTCAAGTGGAGGGAAAATTCAAACTCCCAGTAGAAACCGATTTCCCTTCGGAAACAAGTTATATCTATTGGAGTGATGTTAGGCTTGTCACATCCGTAACGGATGGAAAGGGTTTGGGAAAAGAAATCAGATTCGTTTGGTCGGGCAAAGAAAAAAATCTGCAACCGGGGACGGAAAGCCCTTATTTTCCAAGCGGTTTTCATACCGATTTGAATCTGACGGAAAGAGAAGGTAGTGCCAAATTTCAAATGCATATTTCCTTAAAGGGTTCCGAATCTTTTTCCATTGCTCCCATAGGAAAGGAAAATACAGTACAAATTTCTTCCGATTGGAACGATCCTTCTTTCGAAGGAAACCTTCTTCCCAAAGACAGAACCATCACCGAATCCGGGTTTAATGCTGTTTGGGAATCTTCCTACTTCGGAAGGAACTATCCGCAAATCATCCGTTCAATGGATGTAAATACGGCCGAATTGATCCTTGCCTCGGCGAATGGAGTGAAACTCATCATCCCTGCGGATCATTACCAGAAAATGGAAAGATCTGTAAAATACGCACTCCTCATACTTGTAACCAGTTTTACCTTGTTCTTTTTACTGGAAGTTTTCGGGGGGATCATTCTTCATCCCATCCAATATCTGCTGATCGGTTCCTGTATGGTGGTGTTTTATATTTTGAATCTTTCTCTTTCGGAACATTTGGGATTTGCCTTATCCTATTCCTTGGCATCTCTTGCCGTATCATCGCTGATCGGGTATTATGCGGCGTCCGTATTGAAAAATAAAAAGAAAGGAATTCTGTCCGGCTTTTTCTATCTATGCCTTTATTCTTTTCTTTATATCGTATTGTCTTCGGAAGATCAGGCGCTTCTTTTGGGTTCGATTGCGGTATTCGTTCTGTTAGCGATCGTAATGCACTTTACAAGAAAGGTGGATTGGTATTCGTTCGGAAAGGAGAGATTGACCTAA
- the creC gene encoding two-component system sensor histidine kinase CreC has product MDSNCNRFFFILGLGFYYLINKTEESIRPRYMETVEESLNDTAHLFSAALEEDYKSLLIHSPKAKISDSANRILSPLFLNAKGRKFTAKIYSLTKTNVDLQIYVTDEKGIVVFDSEGYRKGLDYSKYNDVFLTLQNKYGVRSSKLLDPNGEGALFVAAPIQMEKEILGVITIVKPKSSVVPFIETARKKFWQISLVVAVLIAVLFVILAYLLFSPIRKLSGYVSALRSGKKVNFPKINLKEIRELGIEMDELVRSLEGKEYIENYVQTLTHEIKSPLSSILASAELLETNKEKRESLILNIHSEGKRIQNLIERLLDLSSLEANKEINTDENINLYQLVEELIPSFLPEAERKSVSIRTHFETETITIRGNRFLLSLSVQNLIQNALDFSPPGSQIQIRLKKEKEGDFTLEVLDEGMGIPDYALSKIYDRFYSLPRPDSGKKSSGLGLAFVKQVALLHNSKLSIGNREGKGVSASIRFS; this is encoded by the coding sequence CTGGATTCGAATTGTAATCGCTTTTTTTTTATCCTGGGACTTGGGTTTTATTATTTAATCAATAAAACCGAAGAGTCGATTCGTCCGCGTTATATGGAAACCGTGGAAGAGTCGTTAAACGATACGGCACATCTCTTTTCCGCAGCATTGGAAGAAGATTATAAATCCCTTCTGATACATTCCCCAAAAGCAAAAATCTCAGATTCTGCGAACAGAATCCTTTCTCCTCTTTTTTTAAATGCCAAAGGACGTAAGTTCACCGCAAAGATTTACAGCCTTACCAAAACAAATGTGGATTTGCAAATCTATGTTACAGATGAAAAAGGAATCGTTGTATTCGATTCGGAAGGGTATAGAAAAGGATTGGATTATTCCAAATACAACGATGTATTTCTCACCTTACAGAATAAATACGGAGTTAGATCGAGCAAATTACTGGATCCGAACGGAGAAGGAGCTCTTTTCGTCGCCGCACCTATTCAAATGGAAAAGGAAATTTTGGGAGTGATCACGATCGTAAAACCCAAAAGCAGCGTGGTTCCTTTCATTGAAACCGCTCGTAAGAAATTCTGGCAGATCAGTTTGGTTGTAGCGGTTTTGATCGCTGTATTATTCGTAATTCTCGCTTATTTGCTTTTTTCTCCCATCCGTAAACTATCCGGCTACGTAAGTGCACTTCGTTCGGGAAAAAAAGTGAATTTTCCGAAGATCAATCTGAAAGAGATCCGCGAACTGGGAATAGAAATGGATGAATTGGTTCGTTCCCTGGAAGGGAAGGAATATATCGAAAATTACGTGCAAACTCTTACCCACGAAATAAAAAGCCCCCTTTCTTCCATTCTCGCCTCAGCGGAGTTACTTGAAACAAATAAGGAAAAAAGGGAAAGTCTGATTTTGAATATCCATTCGGAAGGAAAAAGGATTCAAAATCTGATCGAGAGACTTTTGGATCTATCTTCTTTGGAAGCAAACAAAGAAATCAATACCGATGAAAATATCAACTTGTATCAGTTAGTTGAAGAGTTGATTCCGAGTTTTTTACCTGAGGCGGAAAGAAAATCCGTTTCGATTCGAACTCATTTTGAAACTGAAACTATTACGATCCGGGGAAATCGTTTCCTTTTATCTCTATCCGTTCAAAACCTAATCCAGAATGCTTTGGATTTTTCCCCTCCGGGATCTCAGATTCAAATCCGTTTGAAAAAGGAAAAAGAAGGGGATTTTACTTTGGAAGTGTTGGATGAAGGAATGGGAATTCCCGATTACGCTCTTTCCAAAATCTACGACAGATTTTATTCCCTTCCGAGGCCAGACTCAGGGAAAAAAAGTTCGGGTCTCGGACTTGCTTTTGTCAAGCAGGTGGCATTACTTCATAACTCAAAACTTTCGATCGGAAATAGAGAAGGAAAGGGGGTTTCCGCCTCGATCCGGTTTTCATAA
- a CDS encoding LamG domain-containing protein, giving the protein MKKTYLLVFLAFCAQIGCASPFDWSAAKDFDFLVSLFGFGKSKTYALGGNVSGLTNLTGLKLQNADEILSIDANGTFQFKKQFKEGESYQVTVNSYPVGSNGGQTCIIAGDVGTFGAADAMTVSVTCADAALIEVSVTGLSGSGLSFLNNGGNSLSVSGNGTAAFSVPLSNGAGYNVTVGNQPVNVWQTCVATGANSGTVAPPLPNKITINFQCTTNTYNVRAYVTGLATPYTGTVDVRESANAIVDITAINTSAAASASAASILTTLSSGSAYTVTVSASPTVHTCTPVGGTGTVGGGDVIVQINCSPFNYTLSGTITGLLGSGFTLTAGGLTQNIPAGSTSYAFSLPHGTSYTVTPSVQPSGPSVWQTCVISSATGTINAANVSGVNITCTANTYNVNVQISGYDPTDSGNLVLGLNSATPALTIPPANSGLVQSVGTVASGSNYNIYVISNPSVTAPPTGPSKYCTAVAGSGTITNGSVTVTINCINSPSVIVTVQGYASGFTITETVQNNSRTIAGNGTYSFPVPAGGNYNLTIPTLPTNQACVYTSGSASASIANIEVAATLSCTPVVSFTSPGESATNTGSPTTISINFNKNIASGLTFNGGTKICQGNFQVSMNDFVSCVPITTATNSVLATRVDLDVSGTTLWYGTAYKIKVLNAVTDTSGQSMSYSTSSYLSSAGFNTGGLLRRYDFASGSLSDSGSQATNLTNSGGASFVTGSDADASGAPRLDGTGQYLTGADTGLPAGATARTLCSWISLNKQPTSVTDIYPIISYGTQSNGQGTELVYTHNGSNTILSLTTFGTPALSQSIALPLNTWIHLCSRFSGTTGEIFVNGSSVSSGTIAIANTTLGGELRIGRRIGTNDYFPGKIDGVRIYNASLGNIQIGYLSIQIPTGLRARYNLNASGTDTSGFDFDVQGFGTTVAASDRFGNANSADRFTSGGHYYNQTSTTLPTTQTSTVTLSAWIKPTTINAENVILNNGNSSITGYTIYLGSSGEVCGILGGVQLACSTQKVSKNVWTHVALRGNNGDWDIFWNGIKVKDIDSPTPSVTPNAPTTANSYISIGNHPNPIGSGPFTGEIDDARIYEVALSDAQIQHLSGFHPFQTSGALDLATNTNHRLSLHLQAGTLGGDSGLPGGSFNSTIWNDSGPRSANTSASVGTLNYLLSGIGGQPSVQFATGSYFTSNGNNLTAGTDASIYYIFQTANTNATSEIANFHPSAGTCTGGQELFYDTSNQFFFASCGIVSILSSGFSTSTNYIGEAYVISNSSVSSFYAQTGFFTTGLTAIGAFTVPQYYTIGYNQNGGSPAYFNNGQIAEILYFNVSLSLADRNKVRCYLSTKYKIPLSASINCD; this is encoded by the coding sequence ATGAAGAAGACATACCTTCTCGTTTTTCTAGCTTTTTGCGCACAAATCGGATGTGCTTCCCCATTTGACTGGTCTGCAGCAAAGGATTTTGATTTTCTGGTTTCCCTTTTCGGATTCGGAAAATCCAAAACGTATGCGCTCGGAGGGAATGTTTCCGGGCTTACAAATCTTACCGGGCTGAAATTGCAAAATGCAGATGAGATTCTATCCATTGATGCAAATGGTACTTTCCAATTCAAAAAACAGTTCAAAGAAGGAGAGAGTTATCAAGTAACTGTGAACTCTTATCCTGTAGGTTCGAACGGCGGCCAAACTTGTATCATTGCAGGAGACGTAGGCACATTCGGAGCTGCGGACGCAATGACCGTTTCCGTGACTTGTGCTGATGCAGCTCTCATTGAAGTCAGTGTCACCGGGCTTTCAGGATCAGGGCTTAGTTTTTTGAATAATGGGGGCAATTCTCTTTCCGTAAGCGGAAATGGAACCGCTGCATTCTCCGTACCACTATCTAATGGAGCGGGTTATAATGTGACTGTGGGAAACCAACCGGTAAATGTCTGGCAAACTTGCGTTGCAACCGGTGCAAATTCGGGTACGGTAGCTCCACCGCTTCCGAATAAAATCACGATCAACTTTCAATGCACAACTAACACTTATAACGTGAGAGCCTATGTAACCGGGCTTGCCACACCTTACACAGGTACTGTGGATGTAAGGGAAAGCGCAAATGCGATCGTGGATATCACTGCAATCAATACTTCCGCAGCTGCTTCTGCCAGTGCGGCTTCCATACTTACAACTCTATCCAGCGGATCCGCATATACTGTCACCGTCTCTGCAAGCCCTACGGTTCATACATGCACTCCCGTCGGAGGAACAGGCACTGTAGGAGGAGGAGATGTAATCGTTCAAATCAATTGTTCTCCTTTCAATTATACTCTCAGCGGAACGATCACAGGACTACTGGGAAGCGGTTTTACTTTGACTGCGGGAGGATTGACTCAAAATATCCCTGCGGGAAGCACCAGTTACGCGTTCAGCCTGCCGCATGGAACGAGTTATACGGTGACACCCTCCGTCCAACCCTCAGGACCCAGCGTTTGGCAGACATGTGTGATCAGTTCCGCAACAGGTACGATCAATGCGGCCAATGTAAGCGGAGTGAATATTACCTGTACGGCAAATACTTATAATGTAAATGTACAAATATCCGGTTATGATCCGACGGATTCAGGCAACTTGGTTTTAGGATTGAATTCGGCCACCCCTGCTCTCACAATCCCTCCAGCCAATTCAGGGTTAGTTCAATCGGTTGGCACTGTTGCAAGCGGTAGCAATTACAATATCTATGTAATCAGTAATCCAAGCGTGACTGCACCTCCTACCGGTCCATCAAAGTATTGTACGGCGGTTGCAGGTTCGGGAACGATTACCAACGGATCCGTCACCGTCACAATCAATTGCATCAATTCACCTAGTGTAATTGTAACGGTCCAAGGATATGCATCCGGTTTTACGATTACGGAAACAGTCCAAAACAATTCCCGAACGATTGCAGGAAACGGAACTTATTCTTTTCCGGTTCCTGCAGGTGGGAATTACAATTTAACCATTCCTACTCTTCCTACAAACCAAGCTTGCGTTTATACTTCCGGTTCCGCCTCCGCATCGATCGCAAATATCGAAGTGGCGGCAACTCTTTCCTGTACTCCGGTTGTTTCCTTTACAAGTCCCGGCGAATCGGCAACGAACACGGGATCACCGACAACAATCAGCATAAATTTCAACAAAAATATTGCAAGCGGACTCACCTTCAACGGAGGAACCAAGATCTGTCAGGGAAATTTTCAAGTGTCCATGAATGATTTTGTAAGTTGTGTCCCCATAACCACGGCAACAAACAGTGTTTTGGCGACAAGAGTGGATCTGGATGTATCCGGCACGACCTTATGGTATGGAACAGCTTATAAAATCAAAGTATTGAACGCAGTAACCGACACTAGCGGACAATCCATGTCATACTCCACGTCAAGTTATCTTTCTTCCGCAGGTTTCAATACGGGTGGCCTTCTTCGCAGATATGATTTTGCATCCGGTTCCTTAAGCGATTCCGGCAGCCAGGCAACTAACCTGACCAATTCGGGAGGAGCGAGTTTCGTAACCGGTTCGGATGCGGATGCAAGCGGGGCCCCCAGACTCGATGGAACGGGCCAATATCTGACGGGGGCAGATACGGGGCTTCCTGCGGGTGCAACGGCAAGAACGTTATGTTCCTGGATCAGTTTAAACAAACAACCCACCTCCGTTACCGACATTTACCCGATCATCAGTTACGGAACACAAAGTAACGGACAAGGCACGGAACTTGTTTATACACATAACGGAAGCAATACGATACTTTCCTTAACAACATTCGGTACGCCTGCCCTCAGTCAATCCATTGCACTACCTCTCAATACCTGGATTCATCTTTGTTCCCGTTTTTCAGGAACAACAGGGGAAATTTTCGTAAACGGAAGTTCCGTCTCATCAGGAACTATCGCAATCGCAAATACGACATTAGGCGGTGAATTAAGAATCGGCAGAAGGATAGGAACAAACGATTATTTCCCCGGAAAAATCGACGGAGTGAGAATCTACAACGCCTCTCTCGGCAATATTCAAATCGGATATCTTTCCATACAAATTCCAACGGGGCTTCGTGCAAGGTACAATCTGAACGCATCCGGCACGGACACAAGCGGATTTGATTTCGATGTCCAAGGATTCGGGACTACTGTTGCCGCTTCGGATCGTTTCGGAAACGCTAACAGCGCCGACCGGTTTACTAGCGGAGGACATTATTATAACCAGACCAGTACGACTTTACCGACAACTCAGACATCTACGGTGACGCTCTCCGCATGGATCAAACCGACTACGATTAACGCAGAGAATGTGATATTAAACAACGGAAATTCCAGTATAACAGGGTATACTATCTATTTAGGATCTTCGGGGGAAGTCTGCGGAATCTTAGGTGGAGTCCAATTGGCCTGCAGTACTCAAAAAGTTTCGAAAAACGTATGGACTCACGTTGCTTTAAGAGGAAACAACGGAGATTGGGATATTTTCTGGAATGGTATCAAAGTCAAAGACATTGACTCACCTACTCCTTCCGTGACTCCGAATGCTCCGACGACAGCCAACAGTTATATTTCCATCGGGAACCATCCGAATCCGATCGGTTCAGGACCTTTCACAGGAGAGATAGATGATGCCCGTATTTATGAAGTAGCTCTCTCCGATGCACAAATCCAACATCTCTCGGGATTCCACCCTTTCCAAACTTCGGGAGCTCTGGATCTTGCGACTAACACAAACCACAGGCTTTCCTTACACCTGCAAGCTGGCACACTGGGAGGAGACTCAGGCCTCCCCGGAGGATCTTTCAATAGTACGATCTGGAACGATTCAGGCCCGAGAAGTGCCAATACATCCGCTTCTGTGGGAACATTGAATTATTTGTTATCCGGAATCGGAGGACAACCTTCCGTACAATTTGCAACCGGCTCTTATTTCACTAGCAATGGAAACAATCTGACAGCCGGAACGGACGCAAGTATCTATTATATATTCCAAACGGCAAACACAAACGCCACAAGTGAAATTGCCAACTTTCATCCTAGTGCGGGAACTTGCACTGGGGGTCAGGAACTCTTTTACGATACTTCCAATCAGTTCTTTTTTGCAAGCTGCGGAATAGTTTCCATCTTGAGTTCCGGATTTTCCACTAGCACGAATTATATCGGTGAGGCTTATGTGATTTCGAATTCTTCCGTCTCCAGCTTTTACGCCCAAACGGGATTTTTTACTACAGGGCTTACTGCTATAGGCGCTTTTACCGTACCTCAGTATTATACGATTGGGTACAATCAAAATGGCGGTTCCCCTGCATACTTTAATAACGGGCAGATCGCCGAGATCCTCTACTTCAATGTATCTCTTAGTCTTGCGGACCGAAATAAAGTCCGTTGTTATTTATCTACAAAATATAAAATACCGTTATCAGCTTCGATCAATTGCGATTAA
- a CDS encoding GyrI-like domain-containing protein: MSNHPKENIGEKQITGISAITKNADEMNGKGKIPELWQRFFTEGILEKIPSKKDPHHIIVVYTDFESDETGNYRILIGAETEKTNEIPSGMTKTMIPSGSYTKHTTETGSFATIGINAWQKIWADGELKKQRNYKADFEVYDERSANPESAQFDIYVGVK; this comes from the coding sequence ATGTCAAATCACCCAAAAGAAAATATCGGCGAAAAACAAATCACAGGAATCTCAGCGATTACTAAAAACGCGGACGAAATGAACGGAAAAGGCAAAATTCCTGAACTCTGGCAGAGATTTTTCACAGAAGGGATTTTGGAAAAAATACCTTCTAAAAAAGATCCCCATCATATCATCGTAGTCTACACCGACTTCGAATCCGATGAAACCGGAAATTATAGAATTCTAATCGGAGCGGAAACGGAAAAAACAAATGAAATACCTTCCGGTATGACGAAGACAATGATCCCTAGCGGAAGTTATACGAAACATACTACGGAAACGGGATCGTTTGCCACGATAGGAATTAACGCTTGGCAAAAAATTTGGGCGGATGGGGAACTGAAAAAACAAAGAAATTACAAGGCTGATTTTGAAGTGTATGATGAGCGCTCCGCGAATCCGGAATCGGCACAGTTTGATATCTATGTAGGTGTGAAATAG
- a CDS encoding ArsR/SmtB family transcription factor produces MNHTITPSDRLDATFAALSDPTRRAILVRLAKGEASVMDLAKPFSMSQPAISKHLRVLEKAGLVSRGRSAQRRPRHIVAKPLAEASDWLENYRKIWEDNFQQLDLLLEELKSKSPGKEI; encoded by the coding sequence ATGAATCATACAATTACACCTTCTGATCGCTTGGATGCGACATTTGCGGCACTTTCCGACCCTACCAGACGAGCGATTCTAGTTCGTTTGGCAAAGGGAGAGGCATCCGTAATGGATTTGGCCAAACCTTTTTCCATGAGCCAGCCCGCGATTTCCAAACATCTGAGAGTTCTAGAGAAAGCCGGTTTAGTATCCCGAGGACGAAGCGCTCAAAGAAGACCCCGTCACATCGTAGCCAAACCTTTGGCGGAAGCAAGCGACTGGCTGGAAAACTATCGCAAAATCTGGGAAGATAACTTCCAGCAACTGGATCTGCTTCTGGAAGAGCTGAAATCCAAAAGTCCGGGCAAAGAAATTTAA
- a CDS encoding AraC family transcriptional regulator has protein sequence MLDEIDRFYETCLVQYYDKIQSAIEFIERNLTNKISVQDVSDHAFSSLWHFQRIFRYMTGYSVHSYTRMRRLSEAGNELLLSKDKIIDIALKYQYESPETFLREFKKNYGITPSQYRKSREHRIFERIDIHQDEYKNVFDGTGIEHKPMIRNQIVFIGKKFKTTMQRNKSTIDIPKIWASSFAENIFEKIPNKLTQNTVQGVYSNWDIDENFDFLVGCEVKEDSPLPEGYVRHITPAAKYMVFTIPGNTSEKLIHGWKYIYGTWMPNSKYERGFCDDFDVFDERFQDPKNPVSDIYISVR, from the coding sequence TTGCTAGATGAGATAGACCGGTTTTATGAAACTTGTCTGGTGCAATACTACGATAAGATCCAGTCTGCAATCGAATTCATCGAAAGGAATTTAACAAATAAGATCTCCGTCCAGGATGTATCGGACCATGCTTTCAGTTCCCTTTGGCATTTCCAAAGGATTTTCCGGTATATGACAGGGTACTCAGTACATTCTTATACTAGAATGCGACGCCTTTCCGAAGCGGGGAACGAACTTCTTCTCTCCAAAGATAAAATCATAGATATCGCCTTAAAATACCAATACGAGTCTCCCGAAACTTTCCTACGGGAATTTAAAAAAAATTACGGAATCACTCCTTCCCAATACAGAAAATCCAGAGAACATCGTATATTCGAAAGAATAGATATTCATCAGGATGAGTATAAAAATGTTTTCGACGGAACGGGAATAGAGCACAAACCTATGATTAGAAATCAAATCGTATTTATAGGTAAAAAATTCAAAACAACCATGCAAAGAAACAAAAGCACGATTGATATTCCGAAAATCTGGGCTTCTTCCTTCGCCGAAAATATCTTTGAAAAGATCCCGAACAAACTAACACAAAATACAGTACAGGGAGTTTACAGCAATTGGGACATCGACGAAAATTTCGATTTTTTAGTCGGCTGTGAAGTAAAGGAAGATTCCCCTCTTCCCGAAGGATACGTCCGCCATATCACTCCCGCAGCAAAGTATATGGTTTTTACCATACCCGGAAATACTTCTGAAAAACTCATTCACGGCTGGAAATACATATACGGGACTTGGATGCCAAATAGTAAATACGAACGTGGGTTTTGTGATGATTTCGACGTATTCGATGAAAGATTTCAAGATCCGAAAAATCCAGTCTCCGATATTTATATCTCTGTCCGCTAA
- a CDS encoding DNA alkylation repair protein, with the protein MKTSTSIKAITAEQFVKNLKNHKSQKELEKILRYFKSGEGDYGEGDVFLGVRMGQVFALAKESIEMLPNEIEKLLENEFHEVRAGALSIMDKQARSKKTEESRRKELFELYIRRTDRINNWDLVDVSAPYVVGGYLFDKSRAILYKLARSKNIWERRTSIVSTSYFIRQGDLEDTFKIAEMLLGDKQDLIHKATGGWLREAGKKDKKRLVRFLNRHSKIMPRTMLRYSIEHFDKKEREIFLEK; encoded by the coding sequence ATGAAAACCTCCACCTCTATAAAAGCGATTACTGCAGAACAGTTTGTTAAAAATCTGAAAAACCACAAATCGCAGAAAGAACTGGAAAAAATCCTTCGTTATTTCAAATCGGGGGAAGGCGACTATGGAGAGGGAGATGTGTTTTTAGGAGTGCGCATGGGGCAAGTTTTCGCACTTGCCAAAGAGTCGATAGAAATGCTCCCGAATGAGATAGAGAAACTTTTGGAAAACGAGTTTCATGAAGTAAGAGCCGGAGCATTGAGCATTATGGACAAACAGGCTCGTTCCAAAAAAACGGAGGAAAGCCGAAGAAAAGAACTATTCGAACTTTATATAAGAAGAACGGACAGAATCAATAACTGGGATTTGGTTGATGTTTCCGCACCATATGTTGTCGGTGGATACTTATTCGATAAATCAAGGGCTATTTTATACAAATTGGCTCGTTCCAAAAACATCTGGGAACGGAGGACTTCCATTGTTAGCACCAGTTATTTTATAAGACAAGGTGATCTGGAAGATACCTTTAAAATCGCGGAAATGTTACTGGGAGACAAACAGGACTTAATCCATAAGGCCACAGGAGGCTGGTTACGCGAAGCAGGCAAAAAAGATAAAAAAAGACTTGTTCGTTTTTTGAACCGGCATTCAAAAATCATGCCAAGAACTATGCTTCGTTATTCGATCGAACATTTCGATAAAAAAGAAAGAGAAATTTTTTTAGAAAAATAA